In the genome of Ignavibacteriales bacterium, one region contains:
- a CDS encoding HDOD domain-containing protein, whose product MQSDTEAIKLKKEKTEKTLAGIRQLPSIPKVLFEVTKVLNSPNVQPNKLAELISKDQGLTTRLLAIANSPLYGIKRKVSSLDFAVLVLGTQEIKDIVTALSLVDSFGAQGDPNFDPMEFWIHSMVVGSAAKSMSQSLGFQFGSDAFVAGILHDLGIMVTYKFLPKQFKEIIELSKSADIKMPDAELEVLGLTHQEVGRFLAEKWSLPIQLCEALSRHHKPALATDSREIPAVIHLCDYMTQRFNIGTFYWDAGLELDKSVMNILRIESEEELESLINNYEEDFKVTVESIKI is encoded by the coding sequence ATGCAATCCGACACGGAAGCAATAAAATTAAAAAAAGAAAAAACCGAAAAAACACTGGCTGGAATAAGGCAGCTTCCTTCAATTCCAAAGGTATTGTTTGAAGTGACAAAAGTTCTGAACAGCCCAAATGTACAACCTAACAAACTCGCGGAACTGATAAGCAAAGACCAGGGACTAACAACAAGACTGCTTGCGATTGCAAACTCACCTTTGTACGGAATAAAGCGCAAAGTTTCATCACTTGATTTTGCGGTACTTGTACTTGGCACACAGGAGATAAAAGATATTGTTACCGCGCTGTCGCTTGTCGATTCATTCGGTGCGCAGGGTGATCCAAACTTCGATCCGATGGAATTCTGGATTCATTCAATGGTTGTAGGCTCGGCCGCAAAGAGTATGTCCCAAAGCCTTGGTTTCCAATTTGGCAGTGATGCATTCGTTGCCGGTATTCTTCACGATCTTGGGATAATGGTCACCTATAAATTCTTACCAAAGCAGTTTAAAGAAATAATCGAACTTTCAAAATCAGCAGATATAAAAATGCCGGATGCCGAGCTAGAAGTACTTGGATTAACTCACCAGGAAGTCGGCAGATTCCTCGCGGAAAAATGGTCTCTCCCTATTCAATTATGCGAAGCATTAAGCAGACACCATAAACCAGCTCTTGCTACTGACAGTCGTGAAATCCCTGCTGTGATCCACCTCTGCGATTATATGACTCAGCGGTTTAACATCGGGACGTTCTACTGGGATGCCGGATTGGAATTAGACAAATCAGTTATGAACATATTAAGGATAGAATCTGAAGAAGAGCTTGAAAGCCTCATAAATAATTATGAAGAAGATTTTAAGGTTACTGTTGAATCAATAAAAATTTAG